A DNA window from Haloferax volcanii DS2 contains the following coding sequences:
- a CDS encoding sugar phosphate isomerase/epimerase family protein, producing MVQLAFSTNAYTRFDLPEAIRRIADHGYDGVEILADVPHAFLADFDERDRERVLTALDETGLSVSNVNANTTRGYYDDAPPSAFFDPTLISGDEEDRRWRIDYTKAALDFAALVGAPAACVASGSALPGTPPDEAYDHLLDSLDELTDYAERVGVDLGIEFEPELLVEDTEEVLTLIDDVGSDALGVNFDVGHAAVCGEDPAESIRQCAGRITGVHLEDIAGGRGGKHYHLVPGEGDIEFDPVFGALDDIGYDGFATFELYTYPDDPDDAARRARDELADYVR from the coding sequence ATGGTACAGTTAGCCTTCTCCACGAACGCGTACACGCGTTTCGACCTGCCGGAGGCAATCAGACGAATCGCAGACCACGGCTACGACGGGGTCGAAATACTGGCGGACGTGCCGCACGCGTTCCTCGCGGACTTCGACGAGCGCGACCGCGAGCGCGTCTTGACCGCGCTTGACGAGACCGGCCTCTCCGTGTCGAACGTCAACGCGAACACGACCCGCGGCTACTACGACGACGCGCCGCCCTCGGCGTTCTTCGACCCGACGCTCATCTCGGGCGACGAGGAGGACCGCCGGTGGCGCATCGATTACACGAAGGCCGCGCTCGACTTCGCGGCGCTGGTCGGCGCGCCCGCGGCGTGCGTCGCGAGCGGGTCGGCGCTCCCCGGAACGCCGCCGGACGAGGCCTACGACCACCTGCTCGACTCGCTCGACGAACTCACCGACTACGCCGAACGCGTCGGCGTCGACCTCGGCATCGAGTTCGAACCCGAACTACTCGTCGAGGACACCGAGGAGGTGCTCACCCTCATCGACGACGTGGGGAGCGACGCGCTCGGCGTCAACTTCGACGTCGGCCACGCGGCCGTCTGCGGCGAGGACCCGGCCGAGAGCATCCGCCAGTGCGCCGGCCGCATCACGGGCGTCCACCTCGAAGACATCGCGGGCGGCCGCGGCGGGAAACACTACCACCTCGTCCCCGGCGAAGGTGACATCGAGTTCGACCCCGTCTTCGGCGCGCTCGACGACATCGGGTACGACGGCTTCGCCACGTTCGAACTGTACACCTACCCCGACGACCCCGACGACGCGGCCCGGCGCGCGCGAGACGAACTGGCCGACTACGTCCGCTGA
- a CDS encoding UbiA family prenyltransferase: protein MNRTNATPATGGLRRSLSSLARLVRVPNLFTAPPDVILGAVLVSGGRPAVPLSSLAGTALASVLLYAAGTTLNDYADADEDARLRPERPIPSGDVSRTRARNLGLALLGAGVVVAAAAGGPTAGIVAAVLGSFIALYDGALKGTPLGFAAMGGCRGANVALGMAVVAGSPSAPTTLTLPAWVFFVPVVVALYIAGVTYMAERETGAGDSRAVLVGMAGVGLAVGSVVAAGAAVGVGPSDTATVVVAGGLLCWFAAWTGRDLLTAYADPRPSTIGPAVGACVLGLVVLNGALSGLLTPVWGVVAAAFVVPAVGLSSAFDVS, encoded by the coding sequence ATGAACCGAACGAACGCGACACCCGCGACCGGCGGTCTTCGACGCTCGCTTTCGAGCCTCGCCAGACTCGTCCGCGTCCCGAACCTGTTCACCGCGCCGCCCGACGTTATCCTCGGGGCGGTGCTGGTCAGCGGCGGCCGCCCAGCGGTTCCGCTCTCGTCGCTCGCCGGCACCGCGCTCGCCTCGGTGCTGCTCTACGCGGCCGGCACGACGCTCAACGACTACGCCGACGCCGACGAGGACGCCCGGCTCCGCCCGGAGCGACCGATTCCGTCGGGAGACGTGTCGCGCACGCGAGCGAGAAATCTCGGCCTCGCGCTGCTCGGTGCCGGGGTCGTCGTCGCCGCGGCCGCCGGGGGACCGACCGCCGGAATCGTCGCCGCCGTCCTCGGTTCGTTCATCGCGCTCTACGACGGCGCGCTCAAGGGCACGCCGCTGGGCTTCGCCGCCATGGGTGGCTGTCGGGGGGCGAACGTCGCTCTCGGCATGGCGGTCGTCGCTGGGTCGCCCTCCGCCCCGACGACCCTGACGCTCCCGGCGTGGGTGTTCTTCGTGCCGGTCGTCGTCGCGCTCTACATCGCCGGCGTCACGTACATGGCCGAGCGCGAGACCGGTGCGGGCGACTCGCGGGCGGTGCTGGTCGGAATGGCCGGTGTCGGACTCGCCGTCGGGTCGGTGGTCGCGGCCGGCGCGGCGGTCGGCGTCGGCCCGAGCGATACCGCGACGGTCGTCGTGGCCGGTGGCTTGCTCTGCTGGTTCGCGGCGTGGACCGGCCGCGACCTCCTGACCGCCTACGCCGACCCTCGACCGAGCACTATCGGCCCCGCCGTCGGCGCGTGCGTCCTCGGTCTCGTCGTCCTCAACGGGGCGCTTTCCGGACTGCTGACACCCGTGTGGGGCGTCGTCGCGGCGGCGTTCGTCGTCCCGGCGGTCGGCCTCTCGTCGGCGTTCGACGTGTCGTGA
- a CDS encoding sugar phosphate isomerase/epimerase family protein — MEFGFSMNAFRQRTLTEGVEAIADAGYDGVEILLDDPHLFPGTADGDDFERVRTLLDDCGIEVSNCNAFMLSAIEPSAASRAATFNRDTEAFHHPSFVELAAEDRQARVEHTQNALATAAALGADSISVPPGGPVPERMTRADALDAFVRGLREVADTAEKLGVDVLVEPEPHLLIETPEDFLDLVDRVDSPRIGCNFDAGHFYSVGEDPVELVETLEPHTPHYHLEDIPADRTHEHTQLGEGAMDIDGFLDAVEATGYDGHVTVELYPYQETAAETARTAMEYLEAHGWT, encoded by the coding sequence ATGGAGTTCGGCTTCTCGATGAACGCGTTCCGCCAGCGAACTCTCACCGAGGGGGTCGAGGCAATCGCCGACGCCGGCTACGACGGCGTCGAAATCCTGCTCGACGACCCGCATCTGTTCCCGGGGACGGCCGACGGCGACGATTTCGAACGCGTTCGGACGCTTCTCGACGACTGCGGCATCGAAGTCAGCAACTGTAACGCGTTCATGCTCAGCGCCATCGAGCCCTCCGCGGCGAGTCGGGCGGCGACGTTCAACCGCGACACCGAGGCGTTTCACCACCCCTCGTTCGTCGAACTCGCGGCCGAGGACCGACAGGCGCGGGTCGAGCACACGCAGAACGCGCTCGCCACCGCGGCCGCGCTCGGCGCGGACAGCATCTCGGTCCCGCCGGGCGGCCCCGTCCCGGAGCGCATGACGCGGGCGGACGCGCTCGACGCCTTCGTCCGAGGGCTCCGCGAGGTCGCTGACACCGCGGAGAAACTCGGCGTCGACGTGCTGGTCGAACCCGAACCGCACCTGCTCATCGAGACCCCCGAGGACTTCCTCGACCTCGTCGACCGGGTCGACTCGCCCCGAATCGGCTGTAACTTCGACGCGGGACACTTCTACTCGGTCGGCGAGGACCCGGTCGAACTGGTGGAGACGCTCGAACCCCACACGCCACATTATCACCTCGAAGACATCCCCGCGGACCGCACCCACGAACACACCCAACTCGGTGAGGGGGCGATGGACATCGACGGCTTCCTCGACGCGGTCGAGGCGACCGGCTACGACGGCCACGTCACGGTCGAACTGTACCCCTATCAGGAGACTGCGGCGGAGACGGCCCGAACCGCGATGGAGTACCTCGAAGCCCATGGGTGGACCTGA
- a CDS encoding TatD family hydrolase, translated as MHMVSRSTSDYERARLAGVECCVEPAFWSGTDKQHAASFFDYFEQIIEFETDRAERAAGIDHYVTVGLEPKEANYPEMAEAVMDGLPEYLDREHVVGLGEIGLDQGTEAEEYAFRRQLRMAEERELPVIIHTPHTQKPEGTERLVEMIQDEDVTEERIVIDHNTENTVDISLQTDCWLGFTLYPGKIDAETTIDILEEYGTDRMLLNSAADWDPSDPLAVPKARDKMLDRGWDRDEVRKVVCDNPREFFGQSPNFHYEL; from the coding sequence ATGCACATGGTGTCTCGCTCGACGAGCGACTACGAGCGCGCCCGACTCGCGGGCGTGGAATGCTGCGTCGAACCGGCGTTCTGGAGCGGGACGGACAAGCAGCACGCGGCGTCGTTCTTCGACTACTTCGAGCAGATAATCGAGTTCGAGACCGACCGCGCGGAGCGGGCGGCGGGCATCGACCACTACGTCACGGTCGGCCTCGAACCGAAGGAGGCGAACTACCCCGAGATGGCCGAGGCCGTGATGGACGGCCTCCCCGAGTACCTCGACCGCGAGCACGTCGTCGGACTCGGTGAAATCGGGCTCGACCAGGGGACCGAGGCCGAGGAGTACGCGTTCAGACGCCAACTCAGGATGGCGGAGGAGCGCGAACTGCCGGTCATCATCCACACCCCGCACACCCAGAAACCCGAGGGGACCGAGCGACTCGTCGAGATGATTCAAGACGAGGACGTGACCGAGGAGCGAATCGTCATCGACCACAACACCGAGAACACGGTCGACATCTCGCTGCAAACCGACTGCTGGCTCGGCTTCACCCTCTACCCCGGAAAGATAGACGCCGAGACGACCATCGACATCCTCGAAGAGTACGGCACCGACAGGATGCTGCTCAACAGCGCCGCCGACTGGGACCCCTCGGACCCGCTCGCGGTCCCGAAGGCCCGAGACAAGATGCTCGACCGGGGCTGGGACCGAGACGAGGTCCGGAAGGTCGTCTGCGACAACCCCCGGGAGTTCTTCGGCCAGTCACCGAACTTCCACTACGAGCTGTGA
- a CDS encoding inositol-3-phosphate synthase, which produces MTVGVWIIGARGNVASVSMTGARAIARGVADTTGMVTAREPVAALDLPAVDDLVFGGHDIRSQRIEETAEEMAGHGGVVAPDTLDAVREDLREIDERVELGTARRCGEAVEGMSSETTGEDVSVADIVEEIRADYAAFADSQGVDRLVVVNAASTEPPIPTPGDYDTLAAFETAVERDDPNLPASALYAYAALLDGHPYVNFTPSTGSSLGGLRELAERNEVPHMGRDGKTGETLMKSALGPMFAGRNLRVLSWEGHNILGNSDGLVLEDDANKAGKIESKGSLLDDILGYETHNAVRIDYTPSLGDWKTAWDHVHFEGFLGTEMKMQFTWEGADSALAAPLVLDLVRLAALADERGEGGTMSHLASFFKSPEGVDRHELSEQFRLLYDYAERHAEGA; this is translated from the coding sequence ATGACAGTCGGAGTGTGGATTATCGGAGCCAGAGGTAACGTCGCGAGCGTCTCGATGACCGGCGCGCGCGCAATCGCTCGCGGAGTCGCGGACACGACCGGGATGGTGACGGCCCGCGAGCCGGTGGCCGCGCTGGACCTCCCCGCCGTCGACGACCTCGTGTTCGGGGGCCACGACATCCGGTCCCAGCGAATCGAGGAGACCGCCGAGGAGATGGCGGGCCACGGCGGCGTCGTGGCACCAGACACCCTCGACGCGGTCCGCGAGGACCTCCGCGAAATCGACGAGCGCGTCGAACTCGGGACCGCCCGGCGGTGCGGCGAGGCGGTCGAAGGGATGTCCTCGGAGACGACGGGAGAGGACGTGTCGGTTGCCGACATCGTCGAGGAGATACGGGCCGACTACGCCGCCTTCGCGGACTCGCAGGGCGTCGACCGGTTGGTCGTCGTGAACGCCGCGTCGACCGAGCCGCCGATTCCGACGCCCGGCGACTACGACACGCTGGCGGCGTTCGAGACGGCGGTCGAGCGCGACGACCCGAACCTCCCCGCGAGCGCCCTGTACGCCTACGCGGCGCTCCTCGACGGCCACCCGTACGTGAACTTCACCCCCAGTACCGGCTCCTCACTCGGCGGCCTCCGCGAACTCGCGGAGCGAAACGAGGTGCCGCACATGGGCCGCGACGGGAAGACCGGCGAGACGCTGATGAAGTCCGCGCTCGGGCCGATGTTCGCGGGGCGGAACCTGCGCGTCCTCTCGTGGGAGGGCCACAACATCCTCGGCAACAGCGACGGACTCGTCCTCGAAGACGACGCGAACAAGGCGGGGAAGATAGAGAGCAAGGGGAGCCTGCTGGACGACATCCTCGGCTACGAGACCCACAACGCCGTCCGCATCGACTACACGCCGTCGCTCGGTGACTGGAAGACCGCGTGGGACCACGTCCACTTCGAGGGCTTCCTCGGGACGGAGATGAAGATGCAGTTCACGTGGGAGGGGGCTGACTCGGCGCTCGCGGCCCCGCTCGTTCTCGACTTGGTTCGGCTGGCCGCCCTTGCCGACGAGCGCGGAGAGGGCGGGACGATGTCCCACCTCGCGTCCTTCTTCAAGTCGCCCGAGGGCGTCGACCGCCACGAACTCTCCGAGCAGTTCCGCCTCCTCTACGACTACGCGGAGCGCCACGCGGAGGGAGCGTGA
- a CDS encoding alkaline phosphatase family protein, with translation MTTRDPSAAGASGAGRVVVLDIVGLQQTHLDEGLAPNVADLLAGKPSGPLEPSFPSVTVPAQTTLSTGQSPAAHGDVSSGEFDRERQVAEFWERDRGGRTRLWEVASDEAGLTTGALFFQHLIGTSADVAVTPSPIEDEDNNLIEMDCWTTPDGFYDDLREEYGHFPLHNYWGPVADERSSEWILAAARESIARSDPDLLWVYVPYLDYDAQRHGPDSPELREAVGVVDDLVGEFLDRLETTPRWAETAVGVVNEYGFNAVDTPVFPNRALREAGLLAVRNDDAGGEKVDIAGSSAFAMVDHQIAHVYTDRPTAARKVLESLPGVDAVLEGEARGDADHPNAGDLVVVADADAWFQYYWWTDDADAPSYATEIDIHAKPGFDPCELFLGDEGLVTLDPTKVSGSHGRIDPDTRGFYGFGGPAAPDGPSDRIVDARRFAPTVADLLGIAEDVSLAFERPSLFAGPQV, from the coding sequence GTGACGACTCGCGACCCCTCGGCCGCTGGCGCGTCCGGTGCCGGGCGCGTCGTCGTCCTCGATATCGTCGGCCTCCAACAAACGCACCTCGACGAGGGGCTGGCACCGAACGTCGCCGACTTGCTGGCCGGCAAGCCGTCCGGCCCGCTCGAACCCTCGTTTCCGAGCGTCACGGTGCCCGCGCAGACGACGCTCTCGACCGGGCAGTCGCCCGCGGCCCACGGCGACGTGTCCAGCGGCGAGTTCGACCGCGAGCGACAGGTCGCCGAGTTCTGGGAGCGCGACCGAGGAGGCCGAACCCGGCTGTGGGAGGTCGCGAGCGACGAGGCGGGCCTCACCACGGGCGCGCTGTTCTTCCAGCACCTCATCGGCACGAGCGCCGACGTGGCCGTCACGCCGTCGCCCATCGAAGACGAGGACAACAATCTCATCGAGATGGACTGCTGGACGACCCCCGACGGCTTCTACGACGACCTCCGCGAGGAGTACGGCCACTTCCCGCTGCACAACTACTGGGGGCCGGTCGCCGACGAGCGGAGCAGCGAGTGGATTCTCGCGGCCGCGCGGGAGTCGATAGCGCGGTCCGACCCGGACCTCCTGTGGGTGTACGTGCCGTACCTCGACTACGACGCCCAGCGGCACGGCCCCGACTCGCCGGAACTCCGGGAGGCCGTCGGCGTCGTCGACGACCTCGTCGGGGAGTTCCTCGACCGGCTCGAAACGACGCCCCGCTGGGCCGAGACGGCGGTCGGCGTCGTCAACGAGTACGGCTTCAACGCGGTCGACACCCCGGTGTTTCCGAACCGGGCGCTCCGCGAGGCGGGCCTGCTCGCCGTGCGCAACGACGACGCGGGCGGCGAGAAAGTCGATATCGCCGGGTCGTCGGCGTTCGCCATGGTCGATCACCAAATCGCGCATGTCTACACCGACCGCCCGACGGCCGCCCGAAAGGTGCTCGAATCGCTCCCCGGCGTCGACGCGGTGCTCGAAGGGGAGGCCCGGGGCGACGCGGACCACCCGAACGCCGGCGACCTCGTCGTCGTCGCGGACGCGGACGCGTGGTTCCAGTACTACTGGTGGACCGACGACGCCGATGCGCCGTCGTACGCGACGGAGATAGACATCCACGCCAAGCCCGGCTTCGACCCGTGCGAACTGTTCCTCGGCGACGAGGGACTCGTGACGCTCGACCCGACGAAGGTGTCGGGGTCGCACGGCCGCATCGACCCAGACACGCGCGGCTTCTACGGCTTCGGCGGGCCGGCGGCACCCGACGGCCCGTCCGACCGAATCGTCGATGCGCGGCGGTTCGCGCCGACGGTCGCGGACCTCCTCGGCATCGCAGAGGACGTGTCGCTCGCGTTCGAGCGCCCGTCGCTGTTCGCCGGGCCGCAAGTGTAG